The following proteins are encoded in a genomic region of Drosophila willistoni isolate 14030-0811.24 chromosome 2L unlocalized genomic scaffold, UCI_dwil_1.1 Seg196, whole genome shotgun sequence:
- the LOC6639997 gene encoding epidermal growth factor receptor substrate 15-like 1 isoform X1, translating to MNLDFAKVCGKHIGIYEAYYKQIDPKGTGGIEAMTAAKFLKKSGLSDVVLSRIWDLSDPNGKGFLDKPGFFVALKLVSLSQAGLVANMNNIYVETANAPKVGELPKVLPSRIQTVPVPSGGGVSTGDWTISVIDRLKYEQLFESLNPQAGMLPGNKVKGVLMDSKLPMNILGTIWDLADQDKDGNLDKHEFIVAMHLVYQTLQKRTVPSVLPPELRKPGSAGPPPVKPAMPPPPAAAAMPRAPSGEGFGDGGFVANFPKDIAPPAAIPPLPVAVPPMTRIPPVGAVSQPLIQTDPLIPIGAPPSVTANADWVVSAVEMKRFEDIFRQSDLDKDGLVSGLEVKDIFMKSGIPQRSLADIWALCDTNQSGKLTVEQFALAMWFVERKQRGIDPPHVLNANMVPPSMRSIVSGVDLQPQEAKPTYSNPELEMISKEIEELARERRALETEIAQKEADVRIKNGEVRSLQSELDTLTATLKQLENQRGEAQKRLDDLQAQVTQNMAIMAHVSLDISRTSNQVTKIRDQCQKQEETINEQEGELNAKRSELQKLKDEETSLQKEYDDNNRELNKLTKHLQNTQLQISSVRSMVTQLMETQRQMTDALLICRAAMENSNAELVSEYQLKIEPDFDDARKTLEKQIDIPKDDPFDENNSGAANKATANGFDSDPFGGAAKPTISTGFDDSFSMSSGFDSGFDAFGQSGTAAGGFGQTQRDPFGGDAFGGHKTNAITPEPGKDDFGSDPFAALHAPTGQGQVLSPNTQKSGPPPRPESPSPALPPKKSKVPPPRPAPPRASQPTSGFGGGVSGSGGFADFDDFDNKLQNIPNSKTATPIMLLDSFSLFEDTPNSRQSPIIAASTSTPSTTLHNLLLTSSSSASPSASSSLAATSTLNSTATMNTSTNTTTTTNNQHLSRSNTPLQTGGVGVGVGAGGSSVFEAFGQPKTTTPSIITGPTDFKDDPFKDYRYEDPFDIKDPFADDTEEEEKEATAGGVGRKKNFAEDFSSEDEIALANNNHNMIPPKSGTPLSNDILQQFEAFNLNASPALSHHSSASNSNYKKSQTALDAFADFEDFATITTTTTTAASATIITTTTTKTSNTNKLNDSFFDAFNDNFNLNGNHSTTTTNNKMTLANNEQINNKKLQPAVAFDAFATASSGGVGGGATTIAAPVVAADGKLFNAFNDNFDEDDCFGVTKTQTTTKQLDNSFAKFDAHNFSNDFSNSFNEHGSTPKKKNNNNNNAIGENKIEPKATEKFSADYSKPESFDADLEEALKRSMIDN from the exons ATGAATTTGGATTTTGCCAAGGTGTGCGGCAAGCACATAGGCATCTATGAGGCCTACTATAAACAG ATTGACCCAAAAGGCACCGGAGGCATTGAGGCCATGACGGCGGCCAAGTTTCTTAAGAAATCCGGACTTAGTGATGTCGTCTTAAGCCGCATTTGGGACTTATCGGATCCAAATGGCAAGGGTTTTCTGGACAAACCGGGTTTCTTTGTGGCCCTCAAATTGGTGTCGCTATCACAGGCTGGTTTGGTGGCCAATATGAATAACATTTATGTGGAGACGGCGAATGCTCCCAAAGTG GGTGAACTGCCTAAAGTATTGCCGTCTCGAATTCAAACTGTTCCAGTACCCAGTGGCGGTGGGGTGAGCACTGGAGACTGGACCATAAGTGTAATCGATCGCTTGAAATACGAGCAACTATTTGAGTCCCTCAATCCTCAGGCTGGCATGCTTCCGGGCAATAAAGTGAAGGGCGTTTTAATGGACTCGAAGCTGCCAATGAATATATTGGGTACAATTTGGGATCTGGCCGATCAGGATAAGGATGGCAATTTGGATAAGCATGAGTTTATTGTGGCCATGCATTTGGTCTATCAGACTCTGCAAAAGCGCACGGTACCGAGTGTGCTACCTCCTGAGCTTAGGAAGCCAGGTAGTGCTGGTCCGCCGCCTGTCAAACCCGCCatgccaccaccaccagcagcgGCGGCCATGCCGCGTGCACCCAGCGGCGAGGGTTTCGGTGATGGTGGATTTGTGGCCAATTTCCCAAAGGATATTGCTCCGCCGGCAGCCATACCACCTTTGCCCGTGGCTGTGCCACCAATGACACGTATACCGCCAGTTGGAGCAGTCAGTCAGCCACTGATACAAACTGATCCTCTGATACCCATTGGTGCTCCACCCTCGGTGACTGCTAATGCTGATTGGGTGGTTAGTGCTGTGGAAATGAAACGCTTTGAGGATATCTTCCGGCAATCCGACTTGGATAAAGATGGACTCGTTTCTGGCCTAGAAGTGAAGGATATTTTCATGAAATCGGGTATACCTCAGAGGAGTTTGGCCGACATTTGGGCCCTCTGCGACACCAATCAATCGGGAAAACTCACCGTGGAGCAATTCGCTTTGGCCATGTGGTTTGTGGAACGAAAACAACGAGGCATTGATCCGCCCCATGTTCTGAATGCCAATATGGTGCCGCCATCAATGCGTTCTATAGTCTCTGGAGTGGATTTGCAGCCCCAGGAAGCCAAACCGACGTATTCCAATCCCGAACTAGAAATGATATCCAAAGAGATTGAAGAACTAGCTAGAGAACGGCGAGCCCTGGAAACGGAAATAGCACAAAAGGAAGCCGATGTCCGCATTAAGAATGGCGAAGTGCGCAGTCTTCAG AGCGAACTGGACACCTTGACGGCTACACTGAAGCAATTGGAAAATCAACGTGGCGAGGCTCAAAAACGTTTGGATGATCTCCAGGCTCAA GTTACACAAAATATGGCCATAATGGCCCATGTAAGTCTTGATATATCCCGCACCAGCAATCAG GTAACCAAAATACGCGATCAGTGCCAGAAACAAGAAGAGACTATCAACGAACAGGAAGGCGAATTGAATGCCAAACGTTCGGAACTACAGAAGCTTAAGGACGAGGAGACATCACTGCAAAAGGAATATGATGACAACAATCGGGAACTTAACAAACTGACCAAACATCTGCAAAATACCCAACTTCAAATAAGCTCG GTGCGCTCCATGGTCACTCAATTGATGGAGACTCAGCGACAAATGACCGATGCCCTGTTGATTTGTCGCGCTGCCAtggaaaattcaaatgctGAGCTCGTCTCGGAATATCAATTGAAAATCGAACCGGACTTTGACGACGCACGCAAAACACTGGAAAAGCAAATTGATATACCCAAAGACGATCCATTCGATGAGAATAATAGTGGAGCCGCTAATAAGGCAACTGCCAATGGCTTCGATAGTGATCCGTTCGGAGGAGCCGCCAAACCAACCATCAGCACGGGCTTCGATGACAGTTTCAGTATGTCAAGCGGTTTTGATAGTGGTTTTGATGCCTTTGGACAGAGTGGAACGGCAGCAGGAGGTTTTGGACAAACGCAACGTGATCCATTCGGAGGCGATGCCTTTGGTGGTCACAAAACCAATGCCATAACACCAGAG CCCGGCAAAGATGACTTTGGGAGCGATCCATTTGCGGCTTTGCATGCTCCGACGGGACAGGGTCAAGTGTTAAGTCCCAATACACAGAAATCAGGTCCACCACCCAGACCAGAGTCACCAAGCCCAGCCTTGCCGCCAAAGAAATCCAAGGTGCCGCCTCCAAGACCAGCTCCACCAAGGGCCAGCCAG CCAACAAGTGGTTTTGGAGGAGGTGTAAGCGGAAGCGGGGGATTTGCTGATTTCGATGATTTTGACAATAAG TTACAAAACATTCCAAATAGCAAAACAGCCACGCCCATAATGCTGCTCGATAGCTTCTCGCTGTTCGAAGATACCCCAAATTCAAGACAAAGTCCAATAATAGCGGCTAGCACATCGACACCATCAACAACATTGCACAATTTGCTActgacatcatcatcatcagcatcaccATCAGCCTCCTCATCATTGGCCGCCACTTCCACACTAAATTCCACTGCCACTATGAACACAAGTACCAACACGACCACGACCACAAATAACCAACATTTGTCGCGTTCCAATACACCGCTGCAGACAGGAGGAGTTGGCGTCGGCGTCGGAGCTGGAGGATCGAGTGTATTTGAGGCCTTTGGTCAACCAAAGACAACGACACCAAGTATTATCACTGGACCCACAGACTTTAAAGACGATCCATTCAAAGACTATAGGTATGAGGATCCATTTGACATTAAAGATCCATTTGCCGATGACACCGAAGAAGAGGAAAAGGAGGCAACTGCCGGAGGAGTTGGCAGGAAAAAGAACTTTGCCGAGGACTTTAGCTCAGAGG ATGAAATTGCTTTGGCCAATAACAATCACAACATGATTCCACCCAAATCTGGGACACCTTTGAGCAATGATATCTTACAACAATTTGAGGCCTTCAATTTGAATGCCAGTCCGGCTTTATCGCATCATTCAAGTGCTTCGAACTCAAATTATAAAAAGTCACAAACAGCGCTGGATGCATTTGCTGACTTTGAGGACTTTGCTACAAtcacaacaacgacaacaacagcagctagtgcaacaataataactacaacaacaacaaagacgaGCAATACGAACAAACTGAATGATTCCTTTTTCGATGCATTTAATGACAATTTTAATCTTAACGGAAACcactcaacaacaacaaccaacaacaaaatgacaTTGGCCAATAATGAACAAATCAATAATAAGAAACTGCAACCAGCGGTTGCATTTGATGCATTTGCAACTGCATCTTctggtggtgttggtggtggtgcaaCCACAATTGCTGCCCCAGTTGTTGCCGCTGATGGGAAACTCTTCAATGCCTTCAATGACAATTTTGATGAAGATGATTGTTTTGGTGtgacaaaaacacaaacaacaaccaaacaaTTGGATAATTCTTTTGCTAAATTCGATGCgcataatttttcaaatgaTTTTAGTAATTCATTTAACGAACATGGCAGTACCCCCaagaaaaagaataataataataataatgcgATTGgtgaaaacaaaattgaacCGAAAGCAACTGAGAAATTCTCAGCTGATTATTCAAAACCCGAAAGTTTTGATGCCGATCTTGAAGAGGCCCTCAAGCGTAGCATGATCGATAATTGA
- the LOC6639997 gene encoding epidermal growth factor receptor substrate 15-like 1 isoform X3 has product MNLDFAKVCGKHIGIYEAYYKQIDPKGTGGIEAMTAAKFLKKSGLSDVVLSRIWDLSDPNGKGFLDKPGFFVALKLVSLSQAGLVANMNNIYVETANAPKVGELPKVLPSRIQTVPVPSGGGVSTGDWTISVIDRLKYEQLFESLNPQAGMLPGNKVKGVLMDSKLPMNILGTIWDLADQDKDGNLDKHEFIVAMHLVYQTLQKRTVPSVLPPELRKPGSAGPPPVKPAMPPPPAAAAMPRAPSGEGFGDGGFVANFPKDIAPPAAIPPLPVAVPPMTRIPPVGAVSQPLIQTDPLIPIGAPPSVTANADWVVSAVEMKRFEDIFRQSDLDKDGLVSGLEVKDIFMKSGIPQRSLADIWALCDTNQSGKLTVEQFALAMWFVERKQRGIDPPHVLNANMVPPSMRSIVSGVDLQPQEAKPTYSNPELEMISKEIEELARERRALETEIAQKEADVRIKNGEVRSLQSELDTLTATLKQLENQRGEAQKRLDDLQAQVTQNMAIMAHVSLDISRTSNQVTKIRDQCQKQEETINEQEGELNAKRSELQKLKDEETSLQKEYDDNNRELNKLTKHLQNTQLQISSVRSMVTQLMETQRQMTDALLICRAAMENSNAELVSEYQLKIEPDFDDARKTLEKQIDIPKDDPFDENNSGAANKATANGFDSDPFGGAAKPTISTGFDDSFSMSSGFDSGFDAFGQSGTAAGGFGQTQRDPFGGDAFGGHKTNAITPEPGKDDFGSDPFAALHAPTGQGQVLSPNTQKSGPPPRPESPSPALPPKKSKVPPPRPAPPRASQPTSGFGGGVSGSGGFADFDDFDNK; this is encoded by the exons ATGAATTTGGATTTTGCCAAGGTGTGCGGCAAGCACATAGGCATCTATGAGGCCTACTATAAACAG ATTGACCCAAAAGGCACCGGAGGCATTGAGGCCATGACGGCGGCCAAGTTTCTTAAGAAATCCGGACTTAGTGATGTCGTCTTAAGCCGCATTTGGGACTTATCGGATCCAAATGGCAAGGGTTTTCTGGACAAACCGGGTTTCTTTGTGGCCCTCAAATTGGTGTCGCTATCACAGGCTGGTTTGGTGGCCAATATGAATAACATTTATGTGGAGACGGCGAATGCTCCCAAAGTG GGTGAACTGCCTAAAGTATTGCCGTCTCGAATTCAAACTGTTCCAGTACCCAGTGGCGGTGGGGTGAGCACTGGAGACTGGACCATAAGTGTAATCGATCGCTTGAAATACGAGCAACTATTTGAGTCCCTCAATCCTCAGGCTGGCATGCTTCCGGGCAATAAAGTGAAGGGCGTTTTAATGGACTCGAAGCTGCCAATGAATATATTGGGTACAATTTGGGATCTGGCCGATCAGGATAAGGATGGCAATTTGGATAAGCATGAGTTTATTGTGGCCATGCATTTGGTCTATCAGACTCTGCAAAAGCGCACGGTACCGAGTGTGCTACCTCCTGAGCTTAGGAAGCCAGGTAGTGCTGGTCCGCCGCCTGTCAAACCCGCCatgccaccaccaccagcagcgGCGGCCATGCCGCGTGCACCCAGCGGCGAGGGTTTCGGTGATGGTGGATTTGTGGCCAATTTCCCAAAGGATATTGCTCCGCCGGCAGCCATACCACCTTTGCCCGTGGCTGTGCCACCAATGACACGTATACCGCCAGTTGGAGCAGTCAGTCAGCCACTGATACAAACTGATCCTCTGATACCCATTGGTGCTCCACCCTCGGTGACTGCTAATGCTGATTGGGTGGTTAGTGCTGTGGAAATGAAACGCTTTGAGGATATCTTCCGGCAATCCGACTTGGATAAAGATGGACTCGTTTCTGGCCTAGAAGTGAAGGATATTTTCATGAAATCGGGTATACCTCAGAGGAGTTTGGCCGACATTTGGGCCCTCTGCGACACCAATCAATCGGGAAAACTCACCGTGGAGCAATTCGCTTTGGCCATGTGGTTTGTGGAACGAAAACAACGAGGCATTGATCCGCCCCATGTTCTGAATGCCAATATGGTGCCGCCATCAATGCGTTCTATAGTCTCTGGAGTGGATTTGCAGCCCCAGGAAGCCAAACCGACGTATTCCAATCCCGAACTAGAAATGATATCCAAAGAGATTGAAGAACTAGCTAGAGAACGGCGAGCCCTGGAAACGGAAATAGCACAAAAGGAAGCCGATGTCCGCATTAAGAATGGCGAAGTGCGCAGTCTTCAG AGCGAACTGGACACCTTGACGGCTACACTGAAGCAATTGGAAAATCAACGTGGCGAGGCTCAAAAACGTTTGGATGATCTCCAGGCTCAA GTTACACAAAATATGGCCATAATGGCCCATGTAAGTCTTGATATATCCCGCACCAGCAATCAG GTAACCAAAATACGCGATCAGTGCCAGAAACAAGAAGAGACTATCAACGAACAGGAAGGCGAATTGAATGCCAAACGTTCGGAACTACAGAAGCTTAAGGACGAGGAGACATCACTGCAAAAGGAATATGATGACAACAATCGGGAACTTAACAAACTGACCAAACATCTGCAAAATACCCAACTTCAAATAAGCTCG GTGCGCTCCATGGTCACTCAATTGATGGAGACTCAGCGACAAATGACCGATGCCCTGTTGATTTGTCGCGCTGCCAtggaaaattcaaatgctGAGCTCGTCTCGGAATATCAATTGAAAATCGAACCGGACTTTGACGACGCACGCAAAACACTGGAAAAGCAAATTGATATACCCAAAGACGATCCATTCGATGAGAATAATAGTGGAGCCGCTAATAAGGCAACTGCCAATGGCTTCGATAGTGATCCGTTCGGAGGAGCCGCCAAACCAACCATCAGCACGGGCTTCGATGACAGTTTCAGTATGTCAAGCGGTTTTGATAGTGGTTTTGATGCCTTTGGACAGAGTGGAACGGCAGCAGGAGGTTTTGGACAAACGCAACGTGATCCATTCGGAGGCGATGCCTTTGGTGGTCACAAAACCAATGCCATAACACCAGAG CCCGGCAAAGATGACTTTGGGAGCGATCCATTTGCGGCTTTGCATGCTCCGACGGGACAGGGTCAAGTGTTAAGTCCCAATACACAGAAATCAGGTCCACCACCCAGACCAGAGTCACCAAGCCCAGCCTTGCCGCCAAAGAAATCCAAGGTGCCGCCTCCAAGACCAGCTCCACCAAGGGCCAGCCAG CCAACAAGTGGTTTTGGAGGAGGTGTAAGCGGAAGCGGGGGATTTGCTGATTTCGATGATTTTGACAATAAG TGA
- the LOC6639997 gene encoding epidermal growth factor receptor substrate 15-like 1 isoform X2, producing MNLDFAKVCGKHIGIYEAYYKQIDPKGTGGIEAMTAAKFLKKSGLSDVVLSRIWDLSDPNGKGFLDKPGFFVALKLVSLSQAGLVANMNNIYVETANAPKVGELPKVLPSRIQTVPVPSGGGVSTGDWTISVIDRLKYEQLFESLNPQAGMLPGNKVKGVLMDSKLPMNILGTIWDLADQDKDGNLDKHEFIVAMHLVYQTLQKRTVPSVLPPELRKPGSAGPPPVKPAMPPPPAAAAMPRAPSGEGFGDGGFVANFPKDIAPPAAIPPLPVAVPPMTRIPPVGAVSQPLIQTDPLIPIGAPPSVTANADWVVSAVEMKRFEDIFRQSDLDKDGLVSGLEVKDIFMKSGIPQRSLADIWALCDTNQSGKLTVEQFALAMWFVERKQRGIDPPHVLNANMVPPSMRSIVSGVDLQPQEAKPTYSNPELEMISKEIEELARERRALETEIAQKEADVRIKNGEVRSLQSELDTLTATLKQLENQRGEAQKRLDDLQAQVTKIRDQCQKQEETINEQEGELNAKRSELQKLKDEETSLQKEYDDNNRELNKLTKHLQNTQLQISSVRSMVTQLMETQRQMTDALLICRAAMENSNAELVSEYQLKIEPDFDDARKTLEKQIDIPKDDPFDENNSGAANKATANGFDSDPFGGAAKPTISTGFDDSFSMSSGFDSGFDAFGQSGTAAGGFGQTQRDPFGGDAFGGHKTNAITPEPGKDDFGSDPFAALHAPTGQGQVLSPNTQKSGPPPRPESPSPALPPKKSKVPPPRPAPPRASQPTSGFGGGVSGSGGFADFDDFDNKLQNIPNSKTATPIMLLDSFSLFEDTPNSRQSPIIAASTSTPSTTLHNLLLTSSSSASPSASSSLAATSTLNSTATMNTSTNTTTTTNNQHLSRSNTPLQTGGVGVGVGAGGSSVFEAFGQPKTTTPSIITGPTDFKDDPFKDYRYEDPFDIKDPFADDTEEEEKEATAGGVGRKKNFAEDFSSEDEIALANNNHNMIPPKSGTPLSNDILQQFEAFNLNASPALSHHSSASNSNYKKSQTALDAFADFEDFATITTTTTTAASATIITTTTTKTSNTNKLNDSFFDAFNDNFNLNGNHSTTTTNNKMTLANNEQINNKKLQPAVAFDAFATASSGGVGGGATTIAAPVVAADGKLFNAFNDNFDEDDCFGVTKTQTTTKQLDNSFAKFDAHNFSNDFSNSFNEHGSTPKKKNNNNNNAIGENKIEPKATEKFSADYSKPESFDADLEEALKRSMIDN from the exons ATGAATTTGGATTTTGCCAAGGTGTGCGGCAAGCACATAGGCATCTATGAGGCCTACTATAAACAG ATTGACCCAAAAGGCACCGGAGGCATTGAGGCCATGACGGCGGCCAAGTTTCTTAAGAAATCCGGACTTAGTGATGTCGTCTTAAGCCGCATTTGGGACTTATCGGATCCAAATGGCAAGGGTTTTCTGGACAAACCGGGTTTCTTTGTGGCCCTCAAATTGGTGTCGCTATCACAGGCTGGTTTGGTGGCCAATATGAATAACATTTATGTGGAGACGGCGAATGCTCCCAAAGTG GGTGAACTGCCTAAAGTATTGCCGTCTCGAATTCAAACTGTTCCAGTACCCAGTGGCGGTGGGGTGAGCACTGGAGACTGGACCATAAGTGTAATCGATCGCTTGAAATACGAGCAACTATTTGAGTCCCTCAATCCTCAGGCTGGCATGCTTCCGGGCAATAAAGTGAAGGGCGTTTTAATGGACTCGAAGCTGCCAATGAATATATTGGGTACAATTTGGGATCTGGCCGATCAGGATAAGGATGGCAATTTGGATAAGCATGAGTTTATTGTGGCCATGCATTTGGTCTATCAGACTCTGCAAAAGCGCACGGTACCGAGTGTGCTACCTCCTGAGCTTAGGAAGCCAGGTAGTGCTGGTCCGCCGCCTGTCAAACCCGCCatgccaccaccaccagcagcgGCGGCCATGCCGCGTGCACCCAGCGGCGAGGGTTTCGGTGATGGTGGATTTGTGGCCAATTTCCCAAAGGATATTGCTCCGCCGGCAGCCATACCACCTTTGCCCGTGGCTGTGCCACCAATGACACGTATACCGCCAGTTGGAGCAGTCAGTCAGCCACTGATACAAACTGATCCTCTGATACCCATTGGTGCTCCACCCTCGGTGACTGCTAATGCTGATTGGGTGGTTAGTGCTGTGGAAATGAAACGCTTTGAGGATATCTTCCGGCAATCCGACTTGGATAAAGATGGACTCGTTTCTGGCCTAGAAGTGAAGGATATTTTCATGAAATCGGGTATACCTCAGAGGAGTTTGGCCGACATTTGGGCCCTCTGCGACACCAATCAATCGGGAAAACTCACCGTGGAGCAATTCGCTTTGGCCATGTGGTTTGTGGAACGAAAACAACGAGGCATTGATCCGCCCCATGTTCTGAATGCCAATATGGTGCCGCCATCAATGCGTTCTATAGTCTCTGGAGTGGATTTGCAGCCCCAGGAAGCCAAACCGACGTATTCCAATCCCGAACTAGAAATGATATCCAAAGAGATTGAAGAACTAGCTAGAGAACGGCGAGCCCTGGAAACGGAAATAGCACAAAAGGAAGCCGATGTCCGCATTAAGAATGGCGAAGTGCGCAGTCTTCAG AGCGAACTGGACACCTTGACGGCTACACTGAAGCAATTGGAAAATCAACGTGGCGAGGCTCAAAAACGTTTGGATGATCTCCAGGCTCAA GTAACCAAAATACGCGATCAGTGCCAGAAACAAGAAGAGACTATCAACGAACAGGAAGGCGAATTGAATGCCAAACGTTCGGAACTACAGAAGCTTAAGGACGAGGAGACATCACTGCAAAAGGAATATGATGACAACAATCGGGAACTTAACAAACTGACCAAACATCTGCAAAATACCCAACTTCAAATAAGCTCG GTGCGCTCCATGGTCACTCAATTGATGGAGACTCAGCGACAAATGACCGATGCCCTGTTGATTTGTCGCGCTGCCAtggaaaattcaaatgctGAGCTCGTCTCGGAATATCAATTGAAAATCGAACCGGACTTTGACGACGCACGCAAAACACTGGAAAAGCAAATTGATATACCCAAAGACGATCCATTCGATGAGAATAATAGTGGAGCCGCTAATAAGGCAACTGCCAATGGCTTCGATAGTGATCCGTTCGGAGGAGCCGCCAAACCAACCATCAGCACGGGCTTCGATGACAGTTTCAGTATGTCAAGCGGTTTTGATAGTGGTTTTGATGCCTTTGGACAGAGTGGAACGGCAGCAGGAGGTTTTGGACAAACGCAACGTGATCCATTCGGAGGCGATGCCTTTGGTGGTCACAAAACCAATGCCATAACACCAGAG CCCGGCAAAGATGACTTTGGGAGCGATCCATTTGCGGCTTTGCATGCTCCGACGGGACAGGGTCAAGTGTTAAGTCCCAATACACAGAAATCAGGTCCACCACCCAGACCAGAGTCACCAAGCCCAGCCTTGCCGCCAAAGAAATCCAAGGTGCCGCCTCCAAGACCAGCTCCACCAAGGGCCAGCCAG CCAACAAGTGGTTTTGGAGGAGGTGTAAGCGGAAGCGGGGGATTTGCTGATTTCGATGATTTTGACAATAAG TTACAAAACATTCCAAATAGCAAAACAGCCACGCCCATAATGCTGCTCGATAGCTTCTCGCTGTTCGAAGATACCCCAAATTCAAGACAAAGTCCAATAATAGCGGCTAGCACATCGACACCATCAACAACATTGCACAATTTGCTActgacatcatcatcatcagcatcaccATCAGCCTCCTCATCATTGGCCGCCACTTCCACACTAAATTCCACTGCCACTATGAACACAAGTACCAACACGACCACGACCACAAATAACCAACATTTGTCGCGTTCCAATACACCGCTGCAGACAGGAGGAGTTGGCGTCGGCGTCGGAGCTGGAGGATCGAGTGTATTTGAGGCCTTTGGTCAACCAAAGACAACGACACCAAGTATTATCACTGGACCCACAGACTTTAAAGACGATCCATTCAAAGACTATAGGTATGAGGATCCATTTGACATTAAAGATCCATTTGCCGATGACACCGAAGAAGAGGAAAAGGAGGCAACTGCCGGAGGAGTTGGCAGGAAAAAGAACTTTGCCGAGGACTTTAGCTCAGAGG ATGAAATTGCTTTGGCCAATAACAATCACAACATGATTCCACCCAAATCTGGGACACCTTTGAGCAATGATATCTTACAACAATTTGAGGCCTTCAATTTGAATGCCAGTCCGGCTTTATCGCATCATTCAAGTGCTTCGAACTCAAATTATAAAAAGTCACAAACAGCGCTGGATGCATTTGCTGACTTTGAGGACTTTGCTACAAtcacaacaacgacaacaacagcagctagtgcaacaataataactacaacaacaacaaagacgaGCAATACGAACAAACTGAATGATTCCTTTTTCGATGCATTTAATGACAATTTTAATCTTAACGGAAACcactcaacaacaacaaccaacaacaaaatgacaTTGGCCAATAATGAACAAATCAATAATAAGAAACTGCAACCAGCGGTTGCATTTGATGCATTTGCAACTGCATCTTctggtggtgttggtggtggtgcaaCCACAATTGCTGCCCCAGTTGTTGCCGCTGATGGGAAACTCTTCAATGCCTTCAATGACAATTTTGATGAAGATGATTGTTTTGGTGtgacaaaaacacaaacaacaaccaaacaaTTGGATAATTCTTTTGCTAAATTCGATGCgcataatttttcaaatgaTTTTAGTAATTCATTTAACGAACATGGCAGTACCCCCaagaaaaagaataataataataataatgcgATTGgtgaaaacaaaattgaacCGAAAGCAACTGAGAAATTCTCAGCTGATTATTCAAAACCCGAAAGTTTTGATGCCGATCTTGAAGAGGCCCTCAAGCGTAGCATGATCGATAATTGA
- the LOC6639979 gene encoding glutathione S-transferase 1 encodes MSKPILYYATLSPPSRAVLLTAKAIGLKLELRPINLIKGEHLTPEFIKMNPQHTIPTLLDGDDTLIDSHAICAYLVEKYGKDQQQLYPKDLVKRANVDARLHLDSGHLFARLRFLYEPILYYGSTDCSIDKIAYIQKCYEILENFLKDQPYLCGNELTIADFCCAATVTSVNDAAPIDEFKFPKVLAWLKLLAQLPYYKEINETGAEELKTIFKDKLAANRGK; translated from the exons ATGTCGAAGCCAATCCTTTACTATGCCACCTTAAGTCCTCCCTCCCGGGCTGTTCTACTCACCGCCAAAGCAATTGGTCTTAAACTTGAATTAAG ACCAATTAACCTAATCAAAGGTGAACATTTGACACCAGAATTCATCAAAATGAATCCACAGCATACCATTCCCACGCTACTTGATGGCGATGATACATTGATCGATTCTCATGCCATTTGCGCCTATTTGGTGGAGAAATATGGTAAGGACCAACAGCAATTGTATCCCAAGGATTTGGTGAAACGTGCCAATGTTGATGCTCGTTTGCATTTGGATTCGGGTCATCTGTTTGCTCGTCTTCGTTTCCTCTACGAGCCCATTTTGTATTATGGTTCGACAGATTGCTCAATTGATAAGATTGCCTATATACAGAAATGTTATGAAATATTGGAGAATTTCCTCAAGGATCAACCATATTTGTGTGGCAATGAGTTGACCATTGCTGATTTCTGTTGTGCAGCCACAGTGACATCCGTGAATGATGCAGCACCCATTGATGAGTTTAAATTCCCCAAAGTGTTGGCCTGGTTGAAATTGTTGGCCCAATTACCCTACTACAAGGAGATCAATGAAACTGGTGCCGAAGAACTAAAGACTATTTTCAAGGATAAGCTCGCTGCGAATCGCGGCAAGTAG